A region of Ammospiza nelsoni isolate bAmmNel1 chromosome 8, bAmmNel1.pri, whole genome shotgun sequence DNA encodes the following proteins:
- the LOC132076372 gene encoding CD59 glycoprotein-like has protein sequence MMWTVFSLVLVSSLFVLKSEALQCYTCVGSSDDDCNRQGSQQCPGHADACAVIRGQASGIMKSCSFRSFCERARRDGSRAPGVSVHCCYSNNCNARSLAPRVTSSCSLPLLILTLLWLPLLKLT, from the exons ATGATGTGGACAGTCTTCAGCCTGGTTCTTGTCAGCTCCCTTTTTGTCCTCAAAA GCGAAGCACTGCAGTGTTACACCTGTGTAGGTTCTAGTGATGATGACTGCAACAGACAAGGaagtcagcagtgcccaggccatGCAGATGCCTGTGCAGTCATTAGAGGACAAGCAA GTGGCATCATGAAGTCCTGCTCGTTCAGGTCCTTCTGCGAGCGGGCGAGGCGCGACGGATCGAGGGCGCCCGGGGTGAGCGTCCACTGCTGCTACTCCAACAACTGCAACGCCAGGAGCCTGGCTCCCAGGgtcaccagctcctgcagcctccccctcctcatcctcactcTGCTCTGGCTCCCCTTGCTGAAGCTGACAtga